The Campylobacter concisus genome has a window encoding:
- a CDS encoding copper resistance protein CopD, with protein MQNLYPYAQIIHLFCAIIFVGYLFFDVIIFKAACKKMPPELAQKAKQAIGSVAIKIMPLCILLLVLTGGIMMSNWVGSKAGGYFETNLQIIFMIKFFLAMLIVAAVITNLSCKFIFKRPSPLGNIHPFALTAAVFIVLFAKVMFMV; from the coding sequence ATGCAAAATTTATATCCATACGCACAAATAATTCATCTTTTTTGTGCAATCATCTTTGTTGGTTACCTCTTTTTTGATGTAATCATTTTTAAGGCAGCTTGTAAAAAAATGCCACCTGAGCTTGCTCAAAAGGCAAAACAAGCTATCGGTTCAGTTGCTATTAAGATAATGCCACTTTGTATCTTGCTTTTGGTATTAACTGGAGGCATAATGATGAGTAACTGGGTCGGATCAAAGGCTGGAGGCTACTTTGAGACAAATTTACAAATTATTTTTATGATCAAATTTTTCTTAGCAATGCTAATCGTAGCTGCGGTTATAACAAATTTGAGCTGCAAATTTATATTTAAACGTCCTAGCCCACTTGGCAACATTCACCCATTTGCGCTAACAGCGGCAGTTTTTATCGTACTTTTTGCAAAAGTTATGTTTATGGTTTAA
- the serS gene encoding serine--tRNA ligase, translating into MINLKLLETNYDEFVKKLEGKNVKAGLLDELLQTFNELKQKRKALENFQAIQNAKSKELGIKARAGEDVSELKNELNLNKAALSDADEIVKQYEEKLEQISFNVPNITDDDVPFGKDEDDNICIKTVLEPTKFSFTPKEHWELGESLGWLDFERGAKLSGSRFTVLRGMGARLSRALINYMIDFNSARGFELVNVPYLVSSNTLFGTGQLPKFEEDLYKVRDEDLYLIPTSEVPVTNLYNDTIIEAEQLPIKMTCYSACFRQEAGSAGRDTRGMIRQHQFEKVELVSITKPDQSEDVLNEMVACASDLLTSLGLPHRHMLLCSGDLGFSAAKTIDLEVWLPGQGKYREISSISNTRDFQARRAKIRFKDGKKNMLVNTLNGSSLAVGRTLIAIMENYQKADGTIEIPEVLKRYM; encoded by the coding sequence ATGATAAATTTAAAACTACTCGAGACAAATTACGATGAATTTGTAAAAAAACTTGAGGGAAAAAATGTAAAAGCTGGACTACTTGACGAGCTTTTACAAACTTTTAACGAGCTAAAACAAAAGCGCAAAGCACTTGAAAATTTCCAAGCGATCCAAAATGCAAAGAGTAAAGAGCTTGGCATAAAGGCAAGAGCTGGTGAAGACGTAAGTGAGCTAAAAAATGAGCTAAATTTAAATAAAGCTGCACTTTCTGATGCTGATGAGATTGTTAAACAATATGAAGAAAAGCTTGAGCAAATTTCATTTAACGTGCCAAATATCACCGATGATGATGTGCCATTTGGTAAGGACGAGGACGATAATATCTGCATAAAAACGGTGCTTGAGCCAACTAAATTTAGCTTTACACCAAAAGAGCACTGGGAGTTAGGCGAGAGCCTTGGTTGGCTTGACTTTGAAAGGGGCGCAAAGCTCTCAGGATCTCGCTTTACCGTGCTTAGAGGCATGGGAGCAAGGCTTAGTAGAGCGCTTATTAATTACATGATCGACTTTAATAGCGCGCGCGGCTTTGAGCTTGTAAATGTCCCTTATCTAGTAAGCTCAAATACACTTTTTGGTACTGGCCAGCTGCCTAAATTTGAAGAGGACCTTTACAAAGTACGCGACGAAGACCTCTACCTCATCCCAACTAGCGAAGTACCTGTGACAAATTTATACAATGACACGATCATTGAAGCTGAGCAGCTTCCTATAAAGATGACTTGCTACTCAGCATGCTTCCGCCAAGAGGCAGGCTCAGCAGGACGTGACACGAGAGGCATGATCCGCCAGCACCAGTTTGAAAAGGTCGAACTGGTAAGCATCACAAAGCCTGATCAAAGCGAAGACGTGCTAAATGAGATGGTAGCGTGCGCGAGCGATCTACTAACTAGTCTTGGGCTTCCTCACCGCCATATGCTTCTTTGTAGCGGCGATCTTGGTTTTAGCGCGGCAAAGACGATAGACCTTGAGGTTTGGTTGCCTGGTCAAGGTAAATATAGAGAGATTAGCTCTATTTCCAATACTCGTGATTTTCAAGCAAGGCGTGCAAAAATTCGCTTTAAAGACGGCAAGAAGAATATGCTTGTAAATACGCTAAATGGCTCAAGCCTAGCTGTGGGCAGGACGCTTATTGCCATCATGGAAAACTATCAAAAAGCAGATGGCACTATCGAAATTCCAGAAGTTCTTAAAAGGTATATGTAG
- a CDS encoding shikimate kinase has translation MKTKNNNIVLIGFMGVGKGTTARALSKALKTMNLDCDDLLESSQNMKIKAIFEEYGEEHFRQLEKDLAKFLATNVKNAIISTGGGFAKVKNLKKIGTVIYLKASFEAIMQRLKNSKNSEKKLAKRPLLSDLKRAEALHLEREKLYEKKADYIIEVEGKTPKQIVKEIRILLKV, from the coding sequence ATGAAAACAAAGAACAATAATATCGTTTTGATAGGATTTATGGGCGTTGGCAAGGGCACGACTGCAAGGGCACTAAGCAAGGCACTAAAGACGATGAACCTTGACTGCGACGACCTGCTAGAGAGCTCACAAAATATGAAGATAAAAGCTATCTTTGAAGAGTACGGAGAGGAGCATTTTAGGCAGCTTGAAAAGGATCTGGCTAAATTTCTAGCAACAAATGTTAAAAATGCGATTATCTCAACAGGTGGAGGCTTTGCGAAGGTTAAAAATTTAAAGAAAATTGGCACCGTGATCTACCTAAAAGCTAGTTTTGAAGCGATAATGCAAAGACTAAAAAATAGCAAAAATAGCGAGAAAAAGCTCGCCAAACGCCCACTTTTAAGCGATCTAAAAAGAGCCGAGGCACTTCATCTGGAGCGAGAGAAGCTTTATGAGAAAAAGGCTGATTATATCATTGAAGTGGAGGGCAAAACTCCAAAGCAGATCGTAAAAGAGATAAGGATACTTTTAAAAGTTTAG
- the trpS gene encoding tryptophan--tRNA ligase, protein MRVLTGLQPSGKLHLGNYFASIKQMVDMQEQNEMFMFIANYHAMTSLSEAKALKQNTFEAACAFLALGIDPSKSIFWVQSDVKDVLELYWVLSQHTPMGLLERAHSYKDKVAKGLSSHHGLFSYPVLMAADILLYNAQIVPVGKDQIQHVEIARDIAIKFNNEHGEIFTLPEAKIDENVATVPGTNGEKMSKSYGNTIDIFADAKTLKKQISSIVTDGTPLEEPKQWQNCNVYNIAKLFLDESEQKELQARYERGGEGHGHFKAYLNELIWDYFKDAREKFEHYQNNPDEVSGILEIGAKKASNVAQTTIKKVREAVGIY, encoded by the coding sequence ATGAGAGTATTAACCGGCCTCCAACCCTCCGGCAAACTACACCTTGGCAACTATTTTGCCTCGATAAAGCAGATGGTTGATATGCAAGAGCAAAATGAGATGTTTATGTTTATAGCAAACTACCACGCGATGACGAGCCTTAGCGAGGCCAAAGCCCTAAAGCAAAACACTTTTGAGGCTGCATGTGCGTTTTTGGCACTTGGGATTGATCCAAGTAAAAGTATATTTTGGGTACAAAGTGACGTTAAAGACGTGCTTGAGCTTTACTGGGTGCTAAGCCAGCACACGCCTATGGGGCTTCTTGAGCGCGCACACAGCTATAAAGACAAGGTCGCAAAAGGCCTTAGCTCACACCACGGCCTCTTTAGCTATCCAGTTTTGATGGCAGCTGACATTTTGCTTTATAATGCGCAGATCGTACCCGTGGGCAAAGACCAGATCCAGCACGTAGAGATCGCTCGTGATATCGCGATAAAATTTAACAACGAGCATGGAGAAATTTTTACATTGCCTGAGGCGAAGATCGATGAAAATGTCGCCACCGTGCCTGGCACAAACGGCGAAAAGATGAGCAAAAGCTATGGCAATACAATCGACATCTTTGCCGATGCTAAAACGCTTAAAAAGCAAATTTCTAGCATCGTGACAGATGGTACGCCACTTGAAGAACCAAAACAGTGGCAAAACTGCAACGTCTATAATATCGCCAAACTTTTCTTGGACGAAAGTGAGCAAAAAGAGCTTCAAGCTAGATATGAGCGTGGTGGCGAGGGTCATGGGCACTTTAAAGCTTATCTAAATGAGCTTATTTGGGACTATTTTAAAGATGCGAGAGAGAAATTTGAGCATTATCAAAATAATCCTGACGAAGTATCTGGAATTTTAGAAATAGGAGCCAAAAAGGCAAGCAATGTTGCTCAAACAACGATAAAAAAAGTTCGTGAAGCAGTCGGAATTTATTAA